A single window of Syntrophotalea acetylenica DNA harbors:
- the fusA gene encoding elongation factor G, whose amino-acid sequence MGKYDTARLRNFGVVAHGGAGKTSLVEAMLFCSGVTDRLGRVDDGSSLLDHQPEEVKRTSSIDAGSCCLSWKEHELNILDTPGYANFLHDTRNCLRVVDGLVLLASAISGVKSQTQKIWEWGRQRHLPAVAFVSKMDRERANFSNAVASMAEALSIRAVPLVLPIGAESDFRGVIDLVAMKAYFFADDTSGRMEEADIPEELREEAQIQRIALVEAAAETDEVLMEKYLEEDDLGEEEIRIGLRAATLAGDIVPVMCGSGPANRGVGLLLDAVTMCLPSPADRPAAIGVDPKSEEMDERPNASDAPFSALVFKTISDPYTGKLNLMRVYSGVLKSDSTIFNAARDCAERIGQLFKMVGKKQIAVDQAMPGEFVAVAKLKETVTGDTLCDGSHPIRLDFPAPLKPVISFALEAHSKNDEDKIHSALQRLVEEDPTLQLLRDEETHELILSGMGQIHVEVTVEKLKRKFNVEVDLREPKVPYRETLRGSAKLQSKYKKQSGGRGQYADVWLEFSPLGRGEGFQFEDKIVGGAVPRQYIPAVEKGIAEAARSGVLAGFPTVDFKATLFDGSFHTVDSSEMAFKIAGSMGFKKGAEMASPVLLEPIMKMEISVPDECVGDVIGDMNSRRGKVLGMDPKGGIQQINVMVPLAEVLKYSPELRSMTSDRGMFTMEFSHYEEVPGHLTGKLLAELKREV is encoded by the coding sequence ATGGGAAAGTACGACACGGCTAGGTTGAGGAATTTTGGAGTTGTTGCACACGGCGGGGCGGGTAAGACCTCCCTGGTCGAGGCTATGCTGTTCTGCAGCGGGGTCACGGATCGGCTGGGGCGGGTCGATGACGGCAGTTCGTTGCTGGACCATCAACCGGAGGAGGTCAAGCGGACCAGTTCCATAGACGCCGGTTCCTGTTGTCTCTCGTGGAAAGAACATGAACTGAATATTCTCGATACTCCGGGGTACGCCAATTTCCTTCACGATACCCGCAACTGCCTGCGTGTCGTGGACGGTCTGGTATTGCTGGCTTCGGCCATTTCCGGGGTCAAATCCCAGACGCAGAAAATCTGGGAATGGGGCCGCCAGCGGCACCTTCCGGCCGTCGCTTTTGTCAGCAAAATGGATCGGGAACGAGCCAATTTCAGCAATGCCGTGGCATCCATGGCCGAAGCCCTGTCGATCCGCGCGGTCCCGCTGGTGCTGCCCATCGGGGCAGAGAGCGATTTTCGCGGGGTGATCGATCTGGTTGCGATGAAAGCCTACTTTTTCGCGGACGACACGAGCGGACGTATGGAGGAAGCCGATATTCCGGAGGAATTGCGGGAAGAGGCGCAGATCCAGCGCATTGCCCTGGTGGAGGCCGCCGCTGAGACCGATGAAGTGCTTATGGAAAAATACCTCGAAGAGGATGATCTCGGCGAGGAAGAGATCCGGATCGGGTTGCGCGCCGCTACTCTGGCCGGTGACATTGTGCCGGTGATGTGCGGCAGCGGGCCGGCCAATCGCGGTGTCGGCCTGCTGCTCGACGCCGTGACCATGTGCCTGCCATCGCCGGCGGATCGGCCTGCCGCCATTGGTGTCGATCCGAAATCGGAGGAGATGGATGAGCGACCAAATGCATCCGATGCACCGTTTTCGGCGCTGGTATTCAAAACCATCAGCGATCCGTATACCGGGAAACTTAATCTGATGCGGGTTTATTCCGGAGTTCTGAAATCCGATTCGACCATCTTCAATGCCGCCCGCGATTGCGCCGAACGCATCGGGCAGCTTTTCAAGATGGTCGGCAAAAAACAGATCGCCGTGGATCAGGCCATGCCGGGCGAGTTCGTGGCGGTGGCCAAACTCAAGGAAACCGTGACCGGCGATACCCTGTGCGATGGCTCCCATCCGATCCGGCTGGATTTTCCCGCCCCCCTCAAGCCGGTGATTTCCTTCGCTCTTGAGGCACACAGCAAGAACGACGAGGACAAGATTCATTCCGCTCTGCAACGCCTTGTCGAGGAAGATCCGACTCTGCAACTGTTGCGGGACGAGGAAACCCATGAACTGATCCTGTCAGGCATGGGCCAGATTCATGTCGAAGTCACGGTGGAAAAACTCAAGCGCAAATTCAACGTCGAGGTCGATCTCAGGGAACCCAAGGTACCCTATCGCGAGACCCTGCGCGGCAGCGCCAAACTTCAGAGCAAATACAAAAAGCAGTCCGGGGGCCGGGGTCAGTACGCCGATGTCTGGCTTGAATTCAGTCCGTTGGGGCGCGGAGAGGGATTCCAGTTCGAAGACAAGATCGTCGGTGGCGCCGTTCCGCGCCAGTACATCCCGGCGGTGGAAAAAGGTATTGCCGAAGCTGCGCGAAGCGGCGTGCTGGCCGGATTTCCGACCGTGGATTTCAAGGCGACGCTTTTCGACGGTTCCTTTCATACCGTGGATTCATCGGAAATGGCCTTCAAGATCGCCGGATCCATGGGATTTAAAAAAGGGGCCGAGATGGCTTCTCCGGTGTTGCTTGAACCGATTATGAAGATGGAAATCTCCGTGCCCGATGAATGTGTCGGGGATGTGATCGGCGACATGAACTCGCGGCGCGGCAAGGTTCTGGGCATGGATCCCAAAGGGGGGATCCAGCAGATCAACGTCATGGTGCCGCTGGCCGAAGTACTGAAATATTCGCCGGAACTACGTTCCATGACTTCGGACAGGGGGATGTTCACCATGGAGTTCTCCCATTACGAGGAAGTTCCCGGCCATCTGACCGGCAAGCTGCTGGCCGAATTGAAGCGCGAAGTGTAA
- a CDS encoding MOSC domain-containing protein codes for MRGRIVAVCVSPEKGARKKNVGHGTLIEGFGLEGDGHGGDWHRQVSLLAMESIASMQAKGLDVHPGDFAENLTTEGLELFSLPIGTRLQVGAEVLLEVSQIGKVCHTRCAIYYQAGDCVMPREGIFAVVLRGGPVKTGDDILVLPPVDRKDPA; via the coding sequence ATGAGAGGAAGGATTGTAGCTGTGTGCGTCAGTCCGGAAAAAGGCGCGCGCAAGAAAAATGTGGGACACGGAACCCTTATTGAAGGCTTCGGGCTGGAGGGCGACGGTCACGGCGGCGACTGGCATCGCCAGGTCAGCCTTCTGGCGATGGAAAGCATTGCCTCCATGCAGGCCAAAGGGCTTGACGTCCATCCCGGGGATTTTGCGGAAAATCTCACCACCGAGGGGTTGGAACTGTTTTCCCTGCCCATCGGTACGCGCCTGCAGGTTGGTGCGGAGGTGCTGCTCGAGGTTTCACAGATCGGCAAGGTGTGTCACACCCGTTGTGCCATCTATTATCAGGCCGGCGATTGCGTCATGCCCAGGGAGGGCATCTTTGCCGTGGTACTCAGGGGCGGCCCGGTCAAAACCGGGGACGATATCCTGGTTCTGCCGCCCGTTGACAGAAAGGACCCTGCATGA
- a CDS encoding type III pantothenate kinase: MLLVIDVGNTNTVVGLYDGQTLAHNWRITTDKGRTGDEYALLLHELLRLANVSFDRIGDVMVSSVVPPTQHAIETLCLKYIGRLPYVVGPGIKTGMPILYDNPREVGADRIVNAVAAFARWQRSLIVVDFGTATTFDYVTAKGQYQGGAIAPGLKISADALFEKASKLPRVEVARPPAVVAKNTVNSIQSGLFYGYVGLVDGIVGRMKKETRDDPLVVATGGLAVLMANETQTIDEVDPDLTLEGLRILYLRNKG; encoded by the coding sequence ATGCTTCTGGTTATCGATGTCGGCAACACCAATACCGTGGTCGGCCTGTATGACGGACAGACCCTGGCTCACAACTGGCGGATTACCACCGACAAGGGGCGTACCGGTGATGAATACGCCTTGCTGTTGCACGAACTGCTGCGCCTGGCCAATGTGAGCTTCGACCGCATCGGGGACGTCATGGTGTCCAGTGTCGTTCCGCCGACGCAGCACGCTATAGAAACGCTGTGTCTCAAATATATAGGTCGGCTTCCTTATGTGGTCGGTCCCGGCATCAAGACGGGGATGCCGATCCTTTACGATAACCCCCGCGAGGTGGGGGCCGATCGCATCGTGAATGCCGTGGCGGCTTTTGCCCGCTGGCAGCGCAGTTTGATCGTGGTCGATTTTGGCACGGCCACCACCTTCGATTATGTGACCGCCAAGGGGCAGTATCAAGGCGGCGCCATTGCCCCGGGGCTTAAAATCAGCGCCGATGCCCTGTTCGAAAAAGCCAGCAAACTGCCACGGGTGGAAGTCGCCAGACCACCCGCCGTGGTGGCAAAAAACACCGTCAACAGCATCCAGTCCGGACTGTTTTACGGCTATGTCGGCCTGGTCGACGGCATTGTCGGCCGCATGAAAAAGGAAACCCGCGATGATCCTCTGGTCGTTGCCACCGGAGGTCTGGCCGTTCTTATGGCCAACGAAACCCAAACCATAGACGAGGTGGACCCCGATCTGACCCTGGAAGGTTTGAGAATTCTTTATCTGCGCAACAAGGGGTAA
- a CDS encoding molybdenum cofactor biosynthesis protein B, which yields MTEYSFTIGILTLSDKGARGEREDLSGEVIREMIAAVGEVTHYRVIPDDLETIVETLVDWVDRDGVDLVLTTGGTGLSPRDVTPEATARVLDWEIPGMAEAMRAASMKKTPHAMLSRARAGVRRQSIIINLPGSPKGVRENLEVVLPALTHGLKKLKGDPTDCAR from the coding sequence ATGACCGAATACTCCTTTACCATAGGCATTCTGACCCTGTCCGACAAGGGGGCGCGGGGAGAGCGGGAGGACCTCAGCGGAGAGGTGATTCGCGAGATGATCGCTGCAGTGGGTGAAGTTACCCATTACCGGGTGATCCCCGACGATCTGGAGACAATCGTGGAAACCCTTGTCGACTGGGTGGATCGTGACGGCGTGGATCTTGTTTTGACCACCGGCGGCACCGGCCTCAGCCCCCGGGATGTCACCCCGGAGGCTACCGCCCGAGTTCTTGATTGGGAAATTCCCGGGATGGCCGAAGCCATGCGTGCGGCGAGCATGAAAAAGACGCCGCACGCCATGCTGTCCCGCGCTCGTGCGGGTGTGCGCCGCCAGTCCATAATTATCAATCTGCCCGGAAGCCCCAAAGGCGTGCGTGAAAACCTGGAAGTGGTGCTTCCGGCGCTGACGCATGGATTGAAGAAGCTCAAAGGCGACCCCACCGACTGCGCGCGATGA
- a CDS encoding MgtC/SapB family protein: MNTIDPGLLNYDFSLMGRLLLAALLGGMLGFEREIHGRPAGFRTHLLVALGACLMMLVSEFFFVKYHGLTSGAAMRIDPGRIAAQIVTGIGFLGAGAIIKDGSAIRGLTTAACLWVAAGIGMAVGTGLYVPALAVTGMAVGALMFLKRVEESMAKDSYATLTVYCDANPSVGTLVEACLDAQGLRRVDVAVEKDKQAGEVRYDYVVVRIGPMRSSTLVEDIANLEGVRKVRFR; encoded by the coding sequence ATGAATACCATCGATCCCGGACTTCTGAACTACGATTTTTCCCTTATGGGCCGTTTGCTGCTCGCGGCACTGCTCGGGGGCATGCTCGGTTTCGAGCGGGAAATTCACGGCCGTCCGGCCGGATTCCGCACCCATCTGCTGGTTGCCCTTGGGGCCTGCCTGATGATGCTGGTCTCGGAATTTTTTTTCGTGAAGTATCACGGACTCACCAGCGGTGCGGCTATGCGCATCGATCCGGGCCGGATCGCGGCCCAGATCGTGACCGGCATCGGTTTTCTCGGTGCCGGTGCCATTATCAAGGACGGGTCGGCGATTCGCGGCTTGACCACCGCGGCTTGCTTATGGGTTGCTGCGGGGATAGGCATGGCCGTGGGCACGGGATTGTATGTGCCGGCGCTGGCCGTGACCGGCATGGCCGTGGGCGCCCTGATGTTCCTCAAACGCGTGGAGGAATCCATGGCCAAGGATTCCTACGCCACCCTGACGGTATATTGCGACGCCAATCCATCGGTCGGCACTCTGGTGGAAGCCTGCCTCGATGCCCAGGGACTGCGACGTGTCGATGTCGCCGTGGAAAAGGACAAGCAAGCAGGGGAGGTGCGTTACGATTATGTGGTCGTGCGCATCGGGCCCATGAGGTCCAGTACGCTTGTTGAGGATATTGCCAACCTGGAAGGGGTACGCAAGGTACGTTTTCGCTGA